One genomic window of Deinococcus aetherius includes the following:
- a CDS encoding HD domain-containing phosphohydrolase, whose translation MTHSAPAPAIIDPSDPVLRTGPAGPGGGLNVRLGARVAGGLLALLLLSGGLTLALRPAGEAPDHLGAALRVLLALPLVALVGGLAAVSAYMPRWVGAAQVTTVGAFALLTVVQAAGLWRGWAPAQAWVEFACVFLNVALILGWNAAARRGAERLTGALTQAAERDTLTGLLNRFGLLRWREGVGPQEATLLLFDVNGLKATNDRGGHSAGDALLQEIAQTLTRGLPPGAALSRWGGDEFVAILPGLNGAAGHEVAERVAASCAHLHPHGTPFAVGLAPLASGDGLERALAVADERMYDQKRAQQDAAAARASGAAQGSFEDLFRVLRRFTTPEAVLEGGLILALDWLGFDAAVYLVRGAGGLQVQAVNARPGEWSWPPGWPDLTVPYGAGLAGVALAQGATVWTADYPGDARALPALVASGLRSAVVTPVGDGGQPVGVLALLHFSAWRAITPDVRRGVEGVALHLGFLLLRQRSDEEVRRTFEGGLLNFGVVLEARDAETAGHTERVVSLATELGRALDLPPRQLAELRQGAYLHDIGKLAVPDAVLQKPGRLTPEEWAVMRAHPRRGFEIATRLGTLPQAALEVIRAHHERWDGGGYPDGLAGEAIPFLARVFTVVDVYDALTSERPYKSPWTPQEALAELRAQAGRQFDPRVVAVFERVLAAGEGAEAG comes from the coding sequence ATGACCCACTCCGCCCCTGCCCCCGCCATCATCGACCCCTCCGACCCCGTGCTGCGAACCGGCCCCGCCGGGCCGGGCGGGGGACTCAATGTTCGCCTGGGGGCGCGGGTCGCGGGCGGGCTGCTCGCGCTGCTGCTGCTCTCGGGCGGGCTCACCCTCGCGCTGCGGCCCGCCGGGGAGGCGCCGGACCACCTCGGCGCGGCGTTGCGGGTGCTGCTCGCGCTGCCGCTCGTCGCGCTCGTGGGCGGGCTGGCGGCCGTCAGCGCGTACATGCCGCGCTGGGTGGGGGCCGCGCAGGTCACGACCGTGGGGGCCTTCGCCCTGCTGACCGTCGTGCAGGCGGCCGGGCTGTGGCGCGGGTGGGCGCCCGCGCAGGCGTGGGTGGAGTTCGCGTGCGTGTTCCTCAACGTCGCCCTGATCCTGGGCTGGAACGCGGCGGCGCGGCGGGGGGCCGAGCGGCTAACCGGCGCGCTCACCCAGGCCGCCGAGCGCGACACCCTGACCGGGCTGCTCAACCGCTTCGGGTTGCTGCGCTGGCGGGAGGGGGTGGGGCCGCAGGAGGCCACCCTGCTCCTGTTCGACGTGAACGGCCTCAAGGCTACCAACGACCGGGGCGGCCACTCGGCGGGGGACGCCCTCCTCCAGGAGATCGCCCAGACCCTGACGCGCGGCCTGCCGCCCGGCGCCGCGCTGTCCCGCTGGGGCGGCGACGAGTTCGTGGCGATCCTGCCCGGGCTGAATGGGGCCGCCGGGCACGAGGTGGCCGAGCGCGTGGCGGCCTCGTGCGCCCACCTCCACCCGCACGGCACCCCCTTCGCGGTGGGGCTCGCCCCCCTGGCCTCTGGCGACGGGCTGGAGCGTGCCCTCGCCGTCGCCGACGAGCGCATGTACGACCAGAAGCGCGCCCAGCAGGACGCGGCGGCGGCCCGGGCGTCGGGCGCGGCGCAGGGCAGCTTCGAGGACCTCTTCCGGGTGCTGCGAAGATTCACCACCCCCGAGGCCGTGCTGGAGGGGGGCCTTATCCTCGCGCTCGACTGGCTGGGCTTCGACGCGGCGGTGTACCTCGTGCGCGGGGCGGGGGGTTTGCAGGTGCAGGCCGTGAACGCCCGACCCGGCGAGTGGAGTTGGCCCCCCGGCTGGCCCGACCTCACCGTGCCGTACGGGGCGGGGCTGGCGGGGGTGGCTCTCGCTCAGGGCGCGACCGTGTGGACCGCCGACTACCCGGGAGACGCCCGCGCGCTGCCCGCCCTCGTCGCGTCGGGCCTGAGGAGCGCCGTCGTGACGCCCGTGGGAGACGGCGGCCAGCCTGTCGGGGTGCTCGCGCTGCTCCACTTCTCCGCGTGGCGGGCGATCACCCCGGACGTGCGGCGCGGGGTGGAGGGCGTGGCGCTGCACCTGGGCTTCCTGCTGCTGCGGCAGCGGAGCGACGAGGAGGTCCGCCGCACCTTCGAGGGGGGCCTGCTGAACTTCGGCGTCGTGCTGGAGGCGCGCGACGCGGAGACGGCGGGCCACACCGAGCGGGTCGTCTCCCTCGCCACCGAACTCGGCCGCGCCCTCGACCTCCCGCCGCGCCAGCTCGCCGAGCTGCGCCAGGGCGCCTACCTCCACGACATCGGCAAGCTCGCGGTGCCCGACGCGGTCTTGCAAAAGCCCGGCCGCCTCACCCCCGAGGAGTGGGCCGTCATGCGGGCCCACCCCCGGCGCGGCTTCGAGATCGCCACCCGCCTCGGCACCCTCCCCCAGGCCGCCCTGGAGGTCATCCGCGCCCACCACGAGCGCTGGGACGGCGGCGGCTACCCAGACGGCCTGGCGGGCGAGGCGATTCCCTTCCTCGCGCGGGTCTTCACGGTGGTCGACGTGTACGACGCCCTGACGAGCGAGCGGCCCTACAAGTCCCCCTGGACCCCGCAGGAGGCCCTCGCCGAGTTGCGCGCCCAGGCCGGGCGCCAGTTCGACCCGCGCGTGGTCGCCGTCTTCGAGCGCGTGCTGGCCGCCGGGGAGGGGGCGGAGGCGGGCTGA
- a CDS encoding type II toxin-antitoxin system VapC family toxin: MIVLDASAVIAWLRQEPGAAQVDAALRGEAWISAVNFAEVLSKVGERGGDVRAAARDLRIEGLLVEPHGEEDALITAELRVSTRPQGLSLGDRACLALARRLGAPVLTADRAWTALNVGVEVQSIR, from the coding sequence GTGATCGTCCTCGACGCCAGCGCCGTCATCGCGTGGCTGAGGCAGGAGCCGGGCGCGGCCCAGGTGGACGCCGCCTTGCGGGGAGAGGCCTGGATCAGCGCCGTGAACTTCGCCGAGGTGCTGAGCAAGGTGGGCGAGCGTGGGGGAGACGTGCGGGCCGCCGCGAGAGACCTGCGGATCGAGGGCCTGCTCGTCGAGCCCCACGGGGAGGAGGACGCGCTCATCACTGCCGAACTGCGCGTCAGCACACGCCCCCAGGGGCTCAGCCTGGGGGACCGGGCCTGTCTCGCGCTTGCCCGGCGTCTCGGCGCCCCCGTCCTCACCGCCGACCGTGCCTGGACCGCCCTGAACGTCGGCGTGGAGGTGCAGAGCATCCGCTGA
- a CDS encoding AbrB/MazE/SpoVT family DNA-binding domain-containing protein yields MSATRAYTIRMNAQGRVVVPAPIRERLNSAEGGEFIVYLDGERIVMERKGEARSRLLALGARLAPGDVSLTDELLQERREAARREAEE; encoded by the coding sequence ATGAGCGCCACTCGTGCCTACACCATCAGGATGAATGCCCAGGGACGTGTCGTTGTGCCCGCGCCGATCCGGGAGAGGCTGAACAGCGCGGAGGGCGGGGAGTTCATCGTGTACCTGGACGGTGAACGCATCGTCATGGAGCGCAAGGGGGAAGCGCGGTCACGCCTCCTGGCCCTGGGTGCCCGGCTGGCGCCCGGGGACGTGAGCCTCACGGACGAGCTGTTGCAGGAGAGGCGCGAGGCGGCTCGGCGTGAGGCGGAGGAGTGA
- a CDS encoding ATP-binding protein yields the protein MSEPPFVGREREVGRLESFLARALTGQGQVCFVTGEAGSGKTMLVQEFARRAQARDERLVLAFGNCNAQSGAGDPYLPFREILAALIGVAGRAADEERGDGGRLRHWLVRSTQVLIEVGPDLVGTIIPGGVLVAKAGKALAQKAGWLDELEKLAKRKLAVQAPVQPDHLLEQYANVLRALAAGRPLLVVVDDLHWADAASVNLLFHLSRRLETSSVMLVGTYRQGELYRRGTERHPLEPVLSEVKRYAGDVWVRLPAGEAEGRDFVNRLLDTEPNRLGASFREALLRHTEGHPLFTVELLRSLQERGDLIRDPAGGWVAGPRLDFGTLPSRVEGVIEQRLGHLEASQQELLRVASVEGEAFTAEVVARVQRQQPRQLLRDLSQDLEQRHGLVQERGDLRAGRRVLAGYRFAHALFQHYLYGGLGRGERRMLHGEVAQAIEELYAEHPDPVLLAWHYDRAGEDERAAEFYRQAGEQAIRQGAPHEAERLLTRALELTPEADAARRFDLLLAREQTLDLQGLREAQLRDVEAFEELAAGLDDDRRGEAALRRAGYADMTGDFPAAVAAAERAVALAGAAGLTRRVAGAHLAWGRALYRSGSRQEARAHHELALRLAQSGGDRQTQADALRHLGQVSLGADKRQAQDYYRQALDLYRQIGDLRGENIAVRYLGVCAINLQEDDRAAALLEEGLAGARRLGDRWGEAHANYALGALAQNQGRPAAAEAPLQAALEAYRQIGERVQEAATLLILGSIRLEQAEFAQARELFGQALDISRALGGALNTSSVLKNLGELERMLGNHPRARAYLEEAAEVARSAQNTVYEHHAFAQLALVELYEGNPAAALELARRGGEPGRFAEASALLALGRLEEAEAALHGLLRDGRESREWQRLTVNIGLAEVALAGDNRGRALALVEGILPLLGGSNILDDMSPAYLICYEVLRACGDARAAGVLEQGGQWLERQASTLDGPARERFVTNIPSRRRLAAAWHVARTRG from the coding sequence ATGAGCGAGCCTCCGTTCGTGGGGCGGGAACGCGAGGTGGGGCGTCTGGAGAGCTTCCTGGCCCGCGCCCTGACGGGGCAGGGGCAGGTGTGTTTCGTCACGGGCGAGGCGGGCAGCGGCAAGACCATGCTGGTGCAGGAGTTCGCCCGCCGGGCGCAGGCCCGGGACGAGCGCCTCGTGCTGGCCTTCGGCAACTGCAACGCCCAGAGCGGGGCGGGCGACCCCTACCTGCCCTTCCGCGAGATTCTGGCCGCGCTCATCGGGGTCGCCGGGCGCGCGGCGGACGAGGAGCGCGGGGACGGGGGACGCCTGCGTCACTGGCTGGTCCGCTCCACCCAGGTGCTGATCGAGGTCGGGCCCGACCTGGTGGGGACCATCATCCCGGGCGGCGTGCTCGTCGCCAAGGCGGGCAAGGCGCTGGCGCAGAAGGCGGGGTGGCTCGACGAGCTGGAGAAGCTGGCGAAGCGCAAGCTCGCCGTCCAAGCCCCGGTCCAGCCCGACCACCTCCTCGAACAGTACGCCAACGTCCTGCGGGCGCTGGCGGCCGGGCGGCCCCTCCTGGTGGTGGTGGACGACCTGCACTGGGCGGACGCCGCCTCCGTGAACCTCCTCTTTCACCTCTCGCGCCGTCTGGAGACGAGTTCGGTGATGCTGGTCGGGACGTACCGGCAGGGTGAACTGTACCGGCGCGGGACCGAGCGCCACCCGCTGGAGCCGGTGCTGTCCGAGGTCAAGCGTTACGCCGGGGACGTGTGGGTGCGGCTCCCGGCGGGCGAGGCCGAGGGGCGCGACTTCGTGAACCGCCTGCTGGACACCGAGCCCAACCGCCTCGGCGCCAGCTTCCGCGAGGCTCTGCTGCGGCACACCGAGGGGCATCCCCTCTTCACCGTCGAGTTGCTGCGCAGCCTGCAGGAGCGGGGCGACCTGATCCGGGACCCGGCGGGGGGCTGGGTGGCCGGCCCCCGCCTGGATTTCGGCACCCTGCCCTCCCGGGTGGAGGGGGTCATCGAGCAGCGCCTGGGGCACCTGGAGGCGTCCCAGCAGGAGCTGCTGCGGGTGGCGAGCGTGGAGGGCGAGGCCTTTACCGCCGAGGTCGTGGCCCGGGTGCAGCGGCAGCAGCCCCGTCAGCTCCTGCGCGACCTCTCGCAGGACCTCGAACAGCGCCACGGGCTGGTGCAGGAGCGGGGTGACCTCCGGGCAGGTCGGCGGGTGCTGGCGGGCTACCGCTTCGCCCACGCCCTGTTCCAGCATTACCTCTACGGCGGCCTGGGCAGGGGCGAGCGCCGGATGCTGCACGGGGAGGTGGCCCAGGCCATCGAGGAGCTTTACGCCGAGCACCCCGACCCGGTGCTGCTCGCCTGGCACTACGACCGGGCGGGGGAGGACGAGAGGGCCGCCGAGTTCTACCGGCAGGCCGGGGAGCAGGCGATTCGCCAGGGAGCGCCGCACGAGGCCGAGCGCCTGCTGACCCGGGCGCTGGAATTGACCCCCGAGGCCGACGCGGCGCGGCGATTCGATCTGCTGCTCGCTCGGGAGCAGACCCTCGACCTCCAGGGCCTGCGTGAGGCCCAGCTCCGGGACGTGGAGGCGTTTGAGGAGCTGGCCGCAGGGCTGGACGACGACAGGCGCGGTGAGGCGGCCCTGCGCAGGGCGGGCTACGCGGATATGACGGGCGACTTCCCCGCCGCCGTCGCGGCGGCCGAACGGGCCGTGGCCCTGGCCGGGGCGGCGGGCCTGACGAGGCGGGTGGCGGGGGCGCATCTGGCCTGGGGCCGCGCCCTGTACCGCTCGGGCTCACGTCAGGAGGCCAGAGCCCACCACGAGCTGGCCCTGCGACTCGCCCAGTCGGGGGGGGACCGCCAGACCCAGGCCGACGCCCTGCGGCACCTGGGTCAGGTCTCGCTGGGCGCGGACAAGCGGCAGGCGCAGGACTACTACCGGCAGGCCCTGGACCTGTACCGGCAGATCGGCGACCTGCGCGGGGAGAATATCGCCGTCCGCTACCTGGGGGTGTGCGCCATCAACCTGCAGGAGGATGACCGGGCGGCCGCGTTGCTGGAAGAGGGCCTGGCGGGCGCGCGGCGTCTGGGGGACCGCTGGGGTGAGGCCCACGCCAACTACGCCCTGGGGGCGCTGGCGCAAAATCAGGGTCGTCCTGCCGCCGCCGAGGCGCCGCTTCAGGCCGCCCTGGAAGCCTACCGGCAGATCGGGGAGCGCGTTCAGGAGGCGGCGACCCTGCTGATTCTGGGATCGATCCGCCTGGAGCAGGCGGAATTCGCCCAGGCCCGCGAGCTTTTCGGGCAGGCGCTCGACATCTCCCGGGCGCTCGGCGGCGCCCTCAACACCAGCTCGGTGCTCAAGAACCTGGGTGAGCTGGAGCGGATGCTGGGCAACCACCCCCGGGCCCGCGCCTACCTGGAAGAGGCGGCGGAAGTCGCCCGCAGCGCCCAGAACACGGTCTATGAGCACCACGCGTTCGCCCAGTTGGCCCTGGTCGAACTCTACGAGGGGAATCCGGCGGCGGCCCTGGAACTGGCGCGGCGGGGAGGCGAGCCCGGCCGCTTCGCCGAAGCCTCGGCGCTGCTGGCCCTGGGCCGTCTGGAGGAGGCCGAGGCGGCGCTCCACGGGCTCCTCCGGGACGGGCGGGAGAGCCGGGAGTGGCAGCGGCTGACCGTGAACATCGGACTCGCAGAGGTCGCGCTCGCCGGGGACAACCGGGGCCGGGCGCTGGCCCTGGTCGAGGGCATCCTGCCCCTGCTGGGCGGCTCGAATATCCTCGACGACATGTCTCCCGCCTACCTGATCTGTTATGAGGTCTTGCGGGCCTGTGGTGACGCCCGCGCGGCGGGGGTGCTTGAGCAGGGCGGGCAGTGGCTCGAACGTCAGGCGAGCACGTTGGACGGGCCCGCCCGCGAGCGGTTCGTGACCAACATCCCGAGCCGCCGCCGTCTGGCCGCCGCTTGGCATGTGGCCCGAACTCGGGGCTGA
- a CDS encoding ABC transporter ATP-binding protein → MTSVQPAPVPAPVRDRVLSAEGLEVAYGEVQVVFGVGLHVDKGELVGLVGGNGSGKSTILRVLSGMLRARAGTATYRGHNLNGVPPHRITDLGVAHVPMGRQLFGQMTVEENLLMGAYLPRTRANRAANLQKVYDFFPRLTEKCLTPAAALSGGEQQMVAIGRALMSEPEVLLMDEPSLGLAPLVVSEVMRVIGSLRELGLTVLLVEQNVRQVLKVTDRTYVLELGRLVKEGPSRELMGDPDIIRAYLGV, encoded by the coding sequence ATGACTAGCGTTCAGCCCGCGCCCGTCCCCGCCCCCGTCCGTGACCGCGTGCTCAGCGCCGAGGGGCTGGAGGTCGCCTACGGCGAGGTGCAGGTCGTCTTCGGGGTCGGCCTGCACGTGGACAAGGGCGAACTCGTCGGCCTGGTGGGCGGCAACGGCAGCGGCAAGAGCACCATCCTGCGCGTGCTGTCGGGGATGCTGCGGGCCAGGGCGGGCACGGCCACCTACCGGGGCCACAACCTCAACGGGGTGCCGCCCCACCGGATCACCGACCTCGGCGTGGCGCACGTGCCGATGGGGCGGCAACTCTTCGGGCAGATGACGGTGGAGGAAAACCTGCTGATGGGCGCCTACCTCCCGCGCACGCGGGCGAACCGGGCGGCCAACCTCCAGAAGGTCTACGACTTCTTCCCGCGCCTGACCGAAAAATGCCTCACGCCCGCCGCCGCCCTCTCGGGGGGCGAGCAGCAGATGGTTGCCATCGGCCGCGCCCTGATGAGCGAGCCCGAGGTCCTGCTGATGGACGAGCCGAGCCTGGGTCTGGCCCCCCTCGTCGTGTCCGAGGTCATGCGCGTGATCGGCTCGCTGCGCGAACTCGGCCTGACGGTCCTCCTCGTCGAGCAGAACGTGCGGCAGGTCCTCAAGGTCACCGACCGCACCTACGTCCTCGAACTCGGGCGCCTCGTGAAGGAGGGACCGAGCCGGGAGCTGATGGGCGACCCCGACATCATCCGGGCGTACTTAGGCGTCTGA
- a CDS encoding ABC transporter ATP-binding protein: MTATVPDLIPHPAPAAAPLLTAEGVTVRFGGVTAVKNISLAVRPGEILGLIGPNGAGKTTLFNALTGFVRPSAGRVTFAGRDVTHVQPQARAKMGMARTFQVERPFEDLSVLENVLVAAFLRHRGRVAEDRAYSVLERVGLADRATQPASQLNLARRRRLELAKALALEPRMLFLDESIAGLNPPAQQEMVALIRTLAQGGLGVVMVEHIMHVIMSLSDHVICMAFGELLAEGHPQAVATHPDVVRAYLGDDHD; the protein is encoded by the coding sequence ATGACGGCCACGGTCCCCGACCTCATCCCGCATCCGGCCCCCGCCGCCGCGCCCCTCCTGACCGCCGAGGGCGTCACCGTGCGCTTCGGCGGCGTGACGGCGGTGAAAAACATCAGCCTCGCGGTGCGGCCCGGCGAGATCCTGGGGCTGATCGGGCCGAACGGGGCGGGGAAGACTACCCTCTTCAACGCCCTGACCGGCTTCGTGCGCCCCAGCGCGGGGCGGGTCACCTTCGCCGGGCGCGACGTGACCCACGTCCAGCCGCAGGCCCGGGCAAAGATGGGCATGGCCCGCACCTTCCAGGTCGAGCGGCCCTTCGAGGACCTCAGCGTGCTCGAAAACGTCCTCGTGGCGGCCTTCCTGCGCCACCGGGGGCGGGTGGCGGAGGACCGCGCCTATTCCGTCCTGGAGCGGGTGGGCCTCGCCGACCGGGCGACCCAGCCCGCCTCGCAGCTCAACCTCGCCCGGCGCCGCCGCCTCGAACTCGCCAAGGCGCTCGCGCTGGAGCCCCGGATGCTCTTTCTCGACGAGAGCATCGCGGGCCTCAACCCGCCCGCCCAGCAGGAGATGGTGGCCCTGATCCGCACGCTCGCGCAGGGCGGGCTCGGCGTCGTGATGGTCGAGCACATCATGCACGTGATCATGTCGCTGTCCGACCACGTGATCTGCATGGCCTTCGGGGAACTCCTGGCGGAGGGGCACCCCCAGGCCGTCGCTACCCACCCCGACGTGGTGCGGGCGTACCTGGGAGACGACCATGACTAG
- a CDS encoding branched-chain amino acid ABC transporter permease — MTVTAPLPAARPRALTFGNVWLSLALLAVMLLYPFVFGKALNFGVSTLVFAGLAMSWNILGGWAGQLSLGHAAFVGVGAYTMTLLATPERVPAFLGGPVAPWWGALIGMGLAVLLAAVWGALTFRLRGSYFVLSSIAVALVLRLVAINEEFTGGSEGLFMPELPTLFGLDLFDRRVEYGLALAFVALTLLVTHLLRRSRLGYALQAVREDEDGARALGIDPARMKLVAFMLSAALTALGGSLYAVYLQAFEPHTLLELPVSVQIALMAIIGGRASIQGPVIGALLLATFGEVFRTVFASANLLIYGVLILAVTLFAPNGVLGLFRRGGRKLGTAR; from the coding sequence ATGACGGTCACCGCCCCCCTGCCCGCCGCCCGGCCCCGGGCGCTGACCTTCGGCAACGTGTGGCTCAGCCTCGCCCTCCTCGCCGTCATGCTGCTCTACCCCTTCGTGTTCGGCAAGGCGCTGAACTTCGGCGTCTCGACCCTGGTCTTCGCGGGCCTGGCGATGAGCTGGAATATTCTCGGCGGCTGGGCCGGTCAGCTCAGCCTCGGGCACGCCGCCTTCGTCGGGGTGGGGGCGTACACGATGACGCTGCTCGCCACGCCCGAGCGGGTCCCAGCCTTCCTCGGCGGGCCGGTCGCCCCGTGGTGGGGTGCGCTGATCGGCATGGGCCTCGCCGTCCTGCTCGCCGCCGTGTGGGGGGCGCTGACCTTCCGGCTGCGGGGGAGCTACTTCGTGCTGTCCTCCATCGCGGTCGCGCTCGTGCTGCGGCTCGTCGCCATCAACGAGGAATTTACCGGCGGGTCCGAGGGCCTGTTCATGCCCGAGCTGCCCACCCTCTTCGGGCTCGACCTCTTCGACCGCCGGGTGGAGTACGGCCTCGCCCTCGCCTTCGTGGCCCTCACCCTGCTCGTCACCCACCTCCTGCGGCGCTCGCGGCTGGGGTACGCCCTCCAGGCCGTGCGCGAGGACGAGGACGGGGCGCGGGCGCTCGGGATCGACCCGGCGCGGATGAAGCTCGTGGCGTTCATGCTCAGCGCCGCCCTCACGGCGCTGGGCGGGAGCCTGTACGCGGTCTACCTGCAGGCCTTCGAGCCGCACACCCTGCTCGAACTGCCCGTCTCCGTGCAGATCGCCCTGATGGCGATCATCGGCGGGCGGGCGAGCATCCAGGGGCCGGTGATCGGGGCGCTCTTGCTCGCCACCTTCGGGGAGGTCTTCCGCACCGTGTTCGCCAGCGCCAACCTGCTGATCTACGGGGTGCTGATCCTCGCCGTCACGCTCTTCGCCCCGAACGGCGTCCTGGGCCTGTTTCGCAGGGGCGGGCGCAAGCTGGGGACGGCGCGATGA
- a CDS encoding branched-chain amino acid ABC transporter permease, with the protein MDQAAVTALLQTLAQGLLTGGLYALIGTGLSLIFGVMRVINFAHGDFLAIGMFITLALFRAFNLDPYLSLLVAAPVGFALGFVIQRFVLARLGDRLSEGSMLATLGIGLIVSNTLLLTFGAQPQNINVPYATNTFQLGGVQVSIPLLIAGLGTALAIAGLNLLLYRTELGRAIRATAQNPLGAELQGVKTTNIQAIVFGLGVAFAAIAGVLLMPLLYAFPTVGENYTTKAFIVTVLGGLGNLPGAIAGGLVLGVVESLGAFYISNNYRDAYGLVAFLLVLLLRPEGLFGRTVKRV; encoded by the coding sequence ATGGATCAAGCCGCCGTCACGGCACTCCTGCAAACGCTCGCGCAGGGCCTCCTCACCGGGGGGCTCTACGCGCTGATCGGCACCGGCCTCAGTCTGATCTTCGGGGTGATGCGGGTGATCAACTTCGCGCACGGCGACTTTCTCGCCATCGGCATGTTCATCACGCTGGCGCTGTTCCGTGCCTTCAACCTCGATCCCTACCTCAGCCTGCTCGTCGCCGCGCCCGTGGGCTTCGCGCTGGGGTTCGTGATCCAGCGGTTCGTCCTGGCGCGGCTGGGTGACCGGCTGAGCGAGGGGAGTATGCTCGCCACCCTGGGCATCGGCCTGATCGTCAGCAACACGCTGCTGCTGACCTTCGGGGCGCAGCCGCAGAACATCAACGTCCCCTACGCCACGAACACCTTCCAGCTCGGCGGCGTGCAGGTCAGTATTCCCCTCCTCATCGCGGGGCTGGGGACGGCGCTCGCCATCGCGGGGCTCAACCTGCTGCTCTACCGCACCGAGCTGGGCCGCGCCATCCGCGCCACGGCCCAGAACCCGCTCGGGGCGGAGTTGCAGGGGGTCAAGACCACCAACATCCAGGCCATCGTCTTCGGGCTGGGGGTGGCCTTCGCCGCCATCGCGGGCGTGCTGCTGATGCCGCTGCTCTACGCCTTTCCCACCGTGGGCGAGAACTACACGACGAAGGCCTTTATCGTGACCGTCCTCGGCGGGCTGGGCAATCTGCCCGGCGCCATCGCGGGCGGGCTGGTGCTCGGGGTGGTGGAGTCGCTGGGAGCCTTTTACATCAGCAACAACTACCGCGACGCCTACGGGCTGGTCGCCTTCCTGCTCGTGCTGCTGCTGCGCCCCGAGGGGCTGTTCGGACGGACGGTGAAGCGCGTATGA
- a CDS encoding ABC transporter substrate-binding protein: MRAVQTASLLVALATLTAASAQSTVKVGAVTSLSGRFATFGQMQRAGFQVALDEINARGGVNGSKLELLLEDDASDTNKALNAAERLVNAGVPVVIGAYSSGITKPLSQYMARVKVPLLVATAVDETITKPGNAYTFRVNNQSSIYTRSLIEQLRKMGGMRTAVILTSNDAFGKSVLSDAKKLLPGGGFTVLSQDTYDKGLADFRPLLNRYKSQNPDVVIFASYEEDAVALAKQVKEVGLAPRVIAGIATGFALPEFLRGAGAAAENYLVTMVWNPDVKYPGAQNLYTRLKKALNGEEPSQHAAQSYAAMLAAADAIRRGGTDPEGVRAALAQTKLNTAFGPVSFRTYGGYQNQNSVVGLVTQIQKGQFVTVAPATAARGKVVFPKPR, from the coding sequence ATGCGAGCAGTCCAAACCGCCAGTCTCCTCGTCGCCCTCGCCACCCTGACCGCCGCTTCGGCCCAGAGCACGGTCAAGGTCGGGGCCGTCACCAGCCTCTCGGGACGCTTCGCCACCTTCGGGCAGATGCAGCGGGCGGGCTTTCAGGTCGCCCTCGACGAGATCAACGCCAGGGGTGGGGTGAACGGCTCGAAACTCGAACTCCTCCTCGAAGACGACGCCAGCGACACCAACAAGGCGCTCAACGCCGCTGAGCGGCTGGTGAACGCGGGCGTGCCCGTGGTGATCGGCGCGTATTCCTCGGGCATCACCAAGCCCCTGTCGCAGTACATGGCGCGGGTCAAGGTTCCCCTGCTCGTGGCGACGGCCGTGGACGAGACGATCACCAAGCCCGGCAACGCCTACACCTTCCGGGTCAACAACCAGTCGAGCATCTACACCCGCAGCCTGATCGAGCAGCTCCGGAAGATGGGCGGCATGAGGACGGCCGTGATCCTGACGAGCAACGACGCCTTCGGCAAGAGCGTGCTCAGCGACGCGAAGAAGCTCCTGCCCGGCGGCGGCTTCACCGTGCTCTCCCAGGACACCTACGACAAGGGGCTGGCCGACTTCCGGCCGCTGCTGAACCGCTATAAATCCCAGAATCCCGACGTGGTGATCTTCGCCTCCTACGAGGAGGACGCCGTGGCCCTCGCCAAGCAGGTGAAGGAGGTCGGCCTCGCCCCCAGGGTGATCGCGGGCATCGCCACCGGCTTCGCCCTGCCGGAGTTCCTGAGGGGCGCGGGCGCGGCGGCCGAGAACTACCTCGTCACGATGGTCTGGAACCCGGACGTGAAGTACCCGGGCGCCCAGAACCTCTACACCCGGCTCAAAAAGGCCCTGAACGGCGAGGAGCCCTCTCAACACGCCGCTCAGAGCTACGCCGCCATGCTCGCCGCCGCCGACGCGATCCGGCGGGGGGGCACCGACCCGGAAGGGGTGCGGGCGGCCCTGGCGCAGACGAAACTGAACACCGCCTTCGGCCCCGTTTCCTTCCGCACCTACGGCGGCTACCAGAACCAGAACAGCGTGGTCGGCCTCGTCACCCAGATTCAGAAGGGCCAGTTCGTCACGGTGGCCCCGGCGACGGCGGCGCGCGGGAAGGTCGTGTTCCCGAAGCCGCGATAG